atgtttaaaaaacttaaaatatgaGTTTTGATAGTCGAAGTTAAgtaacttatttaatctttaaaattccactaaaaaataactaaaagataaaaaaatttaaataaaaacttatgaaattaaatcatcacttattactattaaacaagtactcaattaaaaaaacaaacacgtGAGAGGCAAGTCCAATCGAACCTAAAAAAAAGGGTCGAAGTGAGAGGTAGTCAGAGGCAAGTCCAATCGaatctaaaaaaagaaacaatgtgaGAGGAAGTGAGGGGCAAGTCCAATCGAAcctaaagaaagaaaattattctatttttggCTTTGCACTCAACTGCCGACAAATAGTCAAATCTTCTCCATAATGCATTTACCTCACTCCTACCATTTTTTAAAACCTTCATAGCTTAAAACATCTTCAATTCCacaccattttctttcttttttaactcaaTCATGTTCACTTTCTCGAAATAAAACCAATTCAAAAACCATTCTTTTCCCCACAAACCAAacggcaaaaaaaaaaaaaaatgttttttgacAGTGCCCAGATACCATCCCTACCGACCATGATGTCTGTTGCAGCATCTGCAGCTGCTACATTTATGCTCGTTCAATCATTTGCTCGTCACTACTTGCCTCATGAGGTTAGTGCCTTCATTGATGTTAAACTGAAAAACTTAATAGCAAGATTTTGCAATGAGTTAACTCTGCTCATTGAAGAATATGATGATGGCCTCAAccaaaacaagctctttaaaGCTGCAAAGCTTTATCTTGAACCCAAAATCCCACCTTATGTGAAAAGAATTAAACTCAACTTGGCAAAGAAGGAAACAAATGTTTCACTTTCtcttgaaaaaaatgaagaaattgttgATGTCTTTAATGGGGTTCAGCTAAAATGGAAGTTTGAGTCCAAACCAGACCCAGAGCGTGAGGTTCACAATAATCAGAATTATTTGGTTAAATCAAATATCACATTCTTTGCTTTGAGATTTCACAAGAAGCATAAAGACACTGTCTTGCGTACTTACATTCCTCACATCTTGAAGAAATCTAAAGAGTtaagcaagaaaaagaaaactttgaAGCTTTTTACACTGTTTCCTTATAGAGGAGATACAGAAATTTGGCAATCAGTGAATCTTGATCATCCAGCCACATTTGATACCTTAGCTATGGATTTTgatatgaagaagatgataatGGATGATCTTGAGAGGTTTCTGAAGAGGAAAGAGTTTTATAAGAGAGTTGGCAAGGCATGGAAACGGGGGTATCTGCTGTATGGTCCTCCAGGGACCGGAAAATCAAGCTTGATTGCTGCCATGGCTAATTATATCAATTTTGATGTCTATGACTTGGAGCTGTCTAGTGTGGAGGGAAATAAGGATTTAAGGCAGATATTGATTGCCACAGAGAATAAGTCCATTCTGGTCGTGGAGGACATTGATTGTTGCCTTGAAATGCAGGACAGGCTTGCAAAGGCCAAAGCTGCAATTCCCGACTTGTATCGTTCTGCATGTAATCAAGGAAATCGGGTGATCTTATTCTCctctattaatttctttatttaatgatTCTTAATACTGTGATTTTCAATATCATGTTCCTTCTTTATCGTCCATGGTGAAAATGAGTCTCATATTTTAGCTAAGCTTATCTGGTGTATGTTTACCACCAGTGTAGAAGTTGGAAATCAGGAATTTGTTGTCAATTATATCCGTATTCGTTTACATTGTGTTCATTGAGTggtttttagtaatttttggGACTTTCGCCGATGGGGAGACCCCAGAGGATCTGAAATTATATGATAGCATCAGCATTGAATACTCTTATTCTAGGATTGGCAAAGGTAGCATTTCTTGTGACTGTTTCCAGAGGATTTCTCTTATTCATTTTGAACAAATCGACTCCTCTAGAGACTCTTCCTCATAGTTATAGGACTCCCATTTTCCGATCACTAATTTCCTAGATAGGAATGGCAAAAGCTGGACCTGATTTGGATATAGGTACTTCTGCATCCGGATCCACATCGATATTTTGGTATCCACATCTACATTTAGATTCAAAAAAAAGTATGTCGATCCAGATGCTTGTAATACGTGTGCGGTTTGTGGGCAGATTTTTTGGATATTTGAAATCGTGTTGGGGTTTTGGCTTAGGAATACTAGGTATCCAATTCAAAAGACTAGCCTATTAAGTGGAGTAGCCTATCCTACTAATAAACCCAAGTGACTTTCCTTTATTAGTTAATGTGAGACAAAACTCAATTATCTCCTCCCAGACGAAAGGACCGTGCCTATTGGATAGAGTAGCGTATCATACTTATAAACCCAAGTAACTCTAATTTACTAGTCAATATGTGACACAACTTAACAATCCCCCCTCGAATGAAACGACCGCGGGGCCCAATTCTTTCGTCCAACATATTTGTTCCACCACTACATTATGACTACTGGGATTTGGCTCTAATACCACTTTTTAGGGGGCTTAACTTAGGATTTTTAAGCATTCAACCCAAATGACTAGTCTATTAGATGAAGTGACCTATCCCACTTATAAACCCCAGTAAGTCACCTTTATTAGCAAATGTGGAACACAACTCAACAATCTGcataatactaaattaaaattaaaagaattcaactaatttacctaataaaatCCAACATAATTAAACTATCAACATTAGAATAACATACAATAACACTACAAATCCACaaacaaaaatactacaatataaatcaaacttcaagaataatataaaaccAACTATGCCAGTCTGACAACAccaaaaattctcaaataaaaacatcataaatCCGCCTAGATTTCAAGCAGGTGTGTTTCACTTTTAAGGTTAGGttagatttttttcatttaagtcatttaacttatatatttgctgattgaattttaattaataaataatatttaaactaAAAGATATGCGGATTCAGATATTTGGCTTTCCGAATACACTTACACTGTGCCCAGATCTAAATCCAGATCCGCACAGATCTTTAATATTAGCATTTAGATCGACATTTTTTAATGTGtaaatccatatttttttgaattagtaTCTTCTGAATCTTTGTGGAACCCGatatttttgccatccctattccTAGAAGGGAAACAATAGGAAATTGGAGGGGTAAAGCGTGCCATATTATGATTTGATGCAACTTATGTTGTCATTGCAAGGATTTCTAAACTCTGCATGCAGATAAGTGATATGTGGCAAACTATATTTATAGGTGGTTTAGATTTGTCTGGGAGCAACATTTCTCTTGCAAGATAATAGACCACTCAACTATAtagatattgtttcaaaagataATGCTTAGACCAGTGCTACGGCTCTTAAGGCTGTTCTTGCGAATCATACCTATACATCCCTGACTTATATCACATATTTTCCTCAGTTTCAGGTGACCTTATCAGGATTGCTAAACTTTATTGATGGATTGTGGTCCAGTTGTGGAGATGAGCGGATCATAATATTCACAACTAATCATAAAGACAGACTTGACCCTGCTTTGTTGCGCCCAGGCCGTATGGACGTGCACATTCATATGTCCTATTGCACTCCATGTGGATTCAAAATGCTGGCCTCAAACTACCTTGGGATCACCGAGCATCCACTTTTCTTGGAGGTTGAAGAGTTGATAGAGAAAGTAGAGGTGACTCCTGCTGATGTAGCTGAGCAACTGATGAGGGATGAGGTGCCCAAAATTGCACTTAGTGGGCTAATTCAGTTTCTTCAgataaagaagagggaaaCTGGTGAAAGTAAAGCTAAAGAAGCAGAAGAAACAGCAAGGGGAGCAGAAAATATTCAAGAGCTTTCTGAGAAAACCGATGAAGTGGAGACTCAATAGATTTGTATGGAAGTCTGCaagtagctttttttttttccttagtttcacttggtacttatctTAGTGatatataacatatatctGGGTATTTCGTTTCCTCAAAAAATGTCCGGTAGTGACAGGGTTTGGCTTGAAATCTATGTCGCATATAATGTGTGAAAATGATATTATCTATGAAAAGTTTATTTACCGCGTGCACTTGGTTGTGTGTTCTGATCATTTCAGGTCATCAAATAATTTAGGAGCAAGTTTGCGGAAAGGCCATTCGGAGATCTATTGTGTATGTTTTTTAATCCTAGTTTCTTTATTTGCTTACCAATGctgaatattatttattccTATTTGTTTTACGTtgtttaatgataattatttctttcttacATATTTGCTGTGTGTTTTAACCAAATACGGCTCATTGTTACCCGGGACCTCAGGCGAAATTATTGCAATGGGCccttgtttatttatatatccATGCCAgtgcaaaaatatttaattgcattatcttatttttctgGCTTTTTGAGGttcagaattaaaaattttaagttaaaacaaGTGATTTCATTCTGAGTGAATATCGGCGGGGAGCAGAGGAGGTGAATTAAGGGGCAGTTATGTTCCGGGTGACTTTTTTGGTCccttcaatatttttcaaccTATTCAATGGCGGTGTCTGGGTGCCCTAagcattttggaaaataaGTTAACTAGAATTGAccctctctccctctcttaAATCCGTATGCATGTTCCCTGgctatttttcaagtttaactAAAATTTCCCTCCTAAAACTAGGTTTTTATACTTTccataattcaaaaattttctctccaatcagtcttcttctttttttattttatttttaaagctagtttcaaaagagaaagaaatagtTATACGTAGTACTAGAAATTTGGTTGTTGTTAAGCTAAATGATTAATTGGGTGCCATTTATTTGAGACTTCtgttttgggggggggggggggggtggagTCTGGAGTCTCAACCACATTCATATGGATTGGTATGGAATTGAATTGTTATTAtgctaaataattaaaaaaaaataacataaaataaaagacttTTAAACTTGTCTGAAGCCATAACTGGAAGTTTGAATTCTCACaagaataaaactaaaaaatttacttaaatctcacaaatagattaaaattttttccacTTCGCAAAGTTGGCAAGGGATCGATGATCTTTAGAATTCATTCAATTTCATACAATTTGAGTAACAGAATAGAGGTATCCTTATATAGATACGATAATGATTTAATTCATTCAGTTTTAGTCACAACGGAGATATAAGAacctaattaatttgaaattcgaaagattattttctatattttttaaattcggCAGCATAACAAAATGTACTTAAACAGTAAAAGCTAATacgttataaaaaaaaattattaaaatttgaaattaaagagtAGAGGACTAGAGGCCATCCATAACGACCATGATGTCTGTTGTAGCATCTGCAGCAGCTACCTTTATATGCTTATTCGATCCTAAGCTCGTCAGTTCTTGCCTCCTGAGGTTAGTGCCTACATTGATCATATATTCAGAAGCCTTGTCGCAAGAATTTTTAGTGAGTAAACGTCTGTCATTGAAGAGTATGATGATGgccccaacaaaaaaaacacTCTTAGTGCACAACTTTATCTTGAACACAAAATCCCTCCCAATGTGAATAGAATCGATATCTGTTTGACAGAGAAGGAAACCAAAGTTTCACTTTTTGTTGAGAAGAATGAAGAGATTGTTGATTCTTGTCGAATAAAATGGAGATTTGGGACAAAACCAGCCCCAGAGCATGAGGTTCATAATAAAGGCAACACTATGGTTAAGCCCCAAGTCCCATGCTTTGAGCTGAGATTCCACAAGAAGCATAAAGGCACTATCTTGCGTAATTACATACCTCATGTCTTGAGAAAAATCTCAAGAGTTAAGCAAGTAAAGAATACTTTGAAGCTTTTTACTTCGAGGTCTTATAGAGGGGAAGTATCAATAGAAGGGGAGTAGCAACTGTTGGGAAAGAGAATCACACAAGCAGTTGAAAATTAAGCAGAAACGaaactttttctctttttgtgtgattaaaataggatgtgcaccataaataaataggtagaaaaataaaacaattaatctAAAGTAAAAACCAACCACAAGagacataaatttttatgcgGAAAACTCAAGTAAAAAAAACTACGGGACCGTAGTCCAATATAATCTTCCATTATATTAATGAGATTACAACACAAATTCTTCTCTAAATAATACTAGAGACTATCAATatcaaaaatctcaatatTCTTGACTTATAGTAACAACTTAATAATTATCTCTCTAACAAGTGAGTATCATAAATAATAGACAAcgaaatgataaaataaaaatcaagatcactAAGATTGTAGAGGGCGATGCCATGAACTTACCTTCaagatttaagaaaaaatggaaTTAAAATTGCCAAGATTAAAATCACTATTCCCAAATTAAAAACCTCTACTGGCTTTTGTTTCACCTCCGGCTTCTCCTGCACGCACAGGCAGCAACGTTCACTTGCTTTTAAAAGTCAAATTGCATGTAAATTTTCACTTAGCCCCTCaatgtattttaattacttaattgcctaaacttatttaaatttggGCTTAGGCCACCCAAATGAGATGGATCCAACAAATATCCCCCTCCAGATCATGTCGGAGGCACCACCAAACTCGCTTTCTGCATACAGTTTTTCAGCTTCTCCTTAGGTAATAACTTTGTCATCATATCTGACTCATTTTCCGTTGTGTGTATCTTTTCAAGTTGCAACTATCTCTTCTCAAGCACATCTCATATCCAATGATACCTCACATCAATATGCTTGGATTTCAAAAGATATGTTGAATTCTTTGCCAAGTGAATGacactctgactgtcacagTACACAATAAAGTTGTCTTGCTTCACAACAATCTCTTATAGGAAATTCTTCATCCACAAAGTTTCTTTACAACCTTTAGTGATTGTAATATACTCTGCTTTAGTGGTAGATAGGGCAAACACACTATTGAAGTCTGGATTGCCATGAGATTGTTCCCCTTGCAAAGTTGAGTAAATATCATGATAAGGATTTTCTAGAATTAATATCTCTCGCCATATTTGTATTCGTGTACACTTGTAACACATGTTTGTCACCAATATATGAGAATCCACTTTATTGTTGTCCAGTGTTCTTTGCCCGGACTGGAGAGAAATCGACTGACTACACAAACTACATGAGCAATATTTGGTCTTGTACAAATCATGGCGTACATCAAACTACCAATTGCTGAAGCATAAAGAACTCATTTCATCTCTGGCTTCTCTTTCTCAGTTGTAGGACAATGCTCAGAACTAAGCTTGAAATGGCCTGCAAGTGgagaacaaacaaaatttggCTTGCCCATGttaaatcttttaagaacCCTTTCAACATATACTTCTTGGGATAACCATAACTTTCCAACTTTTTTATCGCGGGAAATCTTCATGCCAAGAATCTGTTTCGCCagtcccaagtccttcattgcAAAAGACTTATTATGCTCTCTCTTCAGATTGTCTATATTACTAGCATCCTGGCCAACAATCAACATGTCATTcacataaaacaaaagaatgatgaaatcattatcacCAAACTTCTTCACAAAAATATGATGGTCGCATATAGTCTTGCTAAAACTATGATTCTtcattgaaaaatcaaatttcttgtACCACTGTCTTGGTGCCTGTTTTAGCCCATACAAACTTTTCTTCAACTTGCACACAAGTTCTTCTTTGCTTTGACATTGAACCCTTCAGGTTGCTCCATGTATATTTCCTCCTCTAAGTCGTCGTGTAAGAAAGTTGTCTTTACATCAAGTTGTGCTATCTCCAAGTTCAAGCTAGCTGCTAATCCCATAACAACTCGGATAGACGACATCTTCACcatagaagaaaatatttcatcaaaatcaacacattTCTTCTAATCGAAAGCCTTCACAACTAATCTAGTCTTGTATTGATGTTGTGAgttattttcagttttcaacCTGTAAACTCATTTGTTCTTCAATGCCCTATTTCTTCTAGAGAGCTTCACTAAGTCATAAGTGTGGTTCTCATTCAAGGATTTCATCTTCTCTTGCATGAATTTAACCCACTCACTTTTATGATGGTGAGATATGGCTTATTCAAAACATTCTGGCTCATTTTCATCTCTAAGCATCACATACTCATGTGGAGGATATTTAGTGAAAAGTCGCCGTTATCTGGTGGATCTTTTCAATGTTGGTTCAACTGGTGGTGCAGGTGGTTTTAAAGGTACTTGGTCAACTGGTTCTGCTGGACAATCATTATTATCCTCTTCAACTCCCCTATGATCATCATGAACTACAAGTGGAGAAACTGAACTTGGAATAATAGGAATCTTTGGAGATGACTGAGGCTCATCACTCTTCTCTGCATCACAAATTATTTGATCTTCAAGGAACATATCTCTACTTCTGATCAATTTTCTTGCCACTAGATCCCATAATTTGTACCCATATTCTTCATGCCCATAGCCTAAGAAAATGCTTTCATTGGCTTTATCATCAAGCTTCGATCTCTCATCTTTTGGGATATGAACATATGCTTTACAACCAAACACTCTCAAGTGTTTATAAGAAACATCTTTCCCAGTCCAAACTCTCTCAGGTATATTACCATCTAATAGAGCTGAATGAGAAAGGTTAATCAAGTCAACTGTAGTACGCATATCTTACGCATATAAAGATTTAGAAAGCTTAGCATTAGAAAACATACATATGACCCTCTCTTCAATTGTTCTATTCATCATTTCTGCTACATCCTTCTGCTATGGGGTCTTTGGTACAGTTTTCTCAAGTCTTATTTTATGGGATTTGCAATATTACTCAAATGGTCCTCTGTACTCACCACCATTATCTGCCCTgacacattttaattttctttttgtcccTCTCTCAGCATAAGCATGAAAGAACTTAAACACATCAAGCACCTAGTTTTTAGATTTCAAAGTAAAGGCCCACACTTTTCTAAagtaatcatcaataaaagtcacaaaataaAGTGCACCTCCTATTAATATACTTACATCATGCAAACATCATTGTGACTTTCTAGATGgagaaaaacttttaaaagctACTATGTGTGTCTTTCTAGCTAAGTAATGAATACAAGTCTTGAGGGACAAACCCGCAAAGCTAGgtagaaattattttctagcaagagtttctaaaattttctcaCCAATGTGACCAAACTTTTTATGCTATATTTTAATGTCAGAATCTTTTAGAGCCACATTCACATCTTCTTTCTTGATCTTGGCTTCTATCATATAGATAGTGTTTATTTTCCTCCCATTAGCTAACACGAGGGAGCGTTTGGTGAACTTTTATTCTCCTTCACCAAATTGGTTGGTAtaaccatcatcatcaagctTGCCTGCAAAGACCAAATTAAGACGAATATCTGGTACAAGTTTGACATCTTTAAGACACAACTTATAGCCAATGCCAGTTTCCAAGCAAATATCTCATATGCCCACAATCTTGGATGCCCTCTCATTTCCCATCCAAACATGGCCATAATCATCATTAATATAAGATGTGAAGTAATCATGATATGCAGTAACATGAAATGAAGCGCCCGAATCGATCACCCAATTACAAGTATGACAAGTGAGGTTTACTGAACTCTCATTATAAACTATACAAATCACCGTCAAATGTGGTTGCAGTGTTctctttgtcatttttctaagcaTCACCATTTTCTTTCGCATGTTCTCTTTTCCACAATCTACACTCTCTTTTACGGTGACAAATAAAGATTTAAGGTAGATATTGATTTCCACATAAAACAAGTCCATTCTAGTTATGGAGGACATCGATTGCAGCATTGAGTTGGAGGACAAGCTTGCAAAGGCCAGGGTTGCAAATACTGATTAGTATGATTTATGAAATGATCAGGGAAATAAGTTACTCTTGTCACcctatattcttttttttacttgATGATTCTTAACAATAGAACATTCAATATAAGTTTCCTTCCTAATTGCTTAAAAACTAAGTCTCTTAGCTAAGTTAAGCTACTCTCTGATTAAAGTTGCTAATAAGGAACTTGTTTTCAATTAGTTTTGTATTCAATTATCTTGTCAGAGCAATGCTGCTCAAAGATAAAGTTCAACCATCTACAAATCACATATATGGGCATAATGTGTTTGGAAGCCCATGTAATGACCATATAAATTGCATCAAACCATCAAGTGGCATTTTTGTCCCTCTTATTTCTTGTTGTTTCTACTCTAGGaattaataatctaaaaaGTTAAATCCTATAAAGAAAAGTCTCTGGATGAACTAATTTATACAGAATGATTTAGTGcttgaaatcttttttctcAGTATCTCAGTAAATACATATTTACAAGAGGTAAAATCATCATTCTAAACTCTAAGCCTcactaatattttaacttttatgtatttaagtcatttaaactttaattatatgtgttttgtaataatttaactttaattatatgtgttttattataatttaagtattttatatattttatgagtATTTTGTCACTTTACAATTAACGAAAAGTCGGACGGCAAAACATATAGTGTTTTTAAGCTTAAAACAACTGAAAACCTTAAGAAGTGCATAAAGGAtaagattataattttacGACATTGGTGGGGCTCAGTTAACGTGGTATTGACTagctgatgtggcattgaccgacaACGTGTCAGTATCTTATTGGACTAAAAAATGTTGATGTAGTGTTGgccaatgatgtggcattgttTGATGATGTGGCGTTGACCGATGATGTAACAATATCCTATTGGACCAAAAAAatactgatgtggcatgaccAATGATGTGTTCCAACCAATCAGATCTTGCCATGCAATGCAATCCCGAGCGTccgaattatttttatctgatgaccatgatttactcattgTATCTATAAGTAAATGACTCTCTCCCCAAATTTGACAACTCTAAATCCAAATTTGAGctctattttttgtaattctctctccatcttatattttctatgtattttagtaaaattatcattttacccctagttcaatcaTCAGTggctaatttaatttcaagcttAGGTTGAAGGGGAAGTCTCAACATAATTCATGAGCTTAATTCggtaagtttattttctttttatctctaATTTATGTGGTTGTTTTGACTCATTATTGACAGACAATGTATCTTGTTTAGATTTTAAACGGTATACCGATTTCCAAGTGAAAGATTGTTATTGTTTGGCACAATGAGCACTTTATAGTATATTTATTAGAAAGAGACTCTCCTCTAGTATTTATGGGTTGTCTTGACTCAATGTTGATAGAGAGTGCATCTAAGTTGTGTAGTGGATGGTCTTGCCATGTTGTCGACAAAGGGATTATTATCATCTAGCACAACTTGTACTCAACACTATAATTAGCGAAAGGCCATTACCCTTTGGCACACTGAGCGCTAGAAGCtatatttaatagaattagGCTTATGAAGAGTGAAAATATTTcctcataaattaattggaaataaaaaggAATATTAAGCCTTTGATGAAGTGTTGAGTGTGAATCCAAAAACTCaagtattttatttgaattattttcatccttaatttattctcgtcatttttattttaaatcttagtATTACTAAAAAATCATCTCCAGCAAATTCACATATACACTTAGAAAAGTAAccctacacataattaaatctaccTTCTCGTGAGATCGACACTTATCACTATAAATCTATACTGCAATGGATTTGTGCACTTGtgagtacaataaaatttgcacaacaataaACATCCATGACTTGATCatgtattgtaatttttttattttcaggcCACCTTATCAAGAATGCTAACCTTCATAGATAGATTATGGTTAGGTTATGGTGATGAGCGGATCATGATAGTCAAAACCAATCATAAAGCCAAGCTTGACCTTACTTTGTTGCGCCCTGGTCATATGGATGTGCACATCCATATGTCATACTGCACTCCATGTGGGTTCAGAATGCCAGCCTCCAATTACCTTCAGATAATAGAGCATCCACTTTTCTCGAAGATTGAAATGTTGTTAGAGCTAAAAAAGGTAATTCAAGTAGCTGAGTAGCTGATAAGGAGGAGGTATCACCCCAGGTAGGGGTTTCGCTTTGGTGGGTTGCGCATCTTGAGATTTAGGCgtcaattcattcttctcaaaCTCATCTTCTACGTGCTTTGTCACTTTTTTACTAGGCTCTTGTAACTTCTTCTCACTTCTAAGGATGATAGCACTAacgttttgctttggattcaccTCATATTGTGAAGGCAATCTCCCTGATACTTGAGACTCCAGACGGCTCATTGTAGTCgccaattgactcatttggtTCTCCAAATTCTGAATGCATGTTGTAGTTGCCTGctaaaattgttgagtgttagtcgcaagtgatttaacaatttcttcaagagatatacctGACTTGGAGTTTGACTGTGGAGGGGCTGGTTGTCTTGGTGGGTATTGTTGTGGGAATCTTGACGGCCTAACTTCGTAGCTGaagttgggatgatccttccatctcggattgtatgtttgtgcataagcatcatacctcctctgaggcatgcctggaaatcctccaactgcattggcttgttcaacgggttcttcttgaagtgtCAGGAGTTGAATGACCCATATTGAAACAAATGCCACAAATTTTCACCTGTTACACAttacctacaacaaacttttccacaagataagtaagtttatctaaacgttgTTCAATAAAAGATATGtttacctcattcaccttCTTTGAAGTGGGATCTTGTCTGCTGCCAAACTGTTGTGCATTGACAGCCATATTTGAGATCAACTCCCTTGCTTGAGTAGGGGTTTTATTCACCAACACACCTCCACTAGCAACATCTATCATACTTATATTCATCAATGACAGTCATTCATAAaagtattgaataagaagttgatcagaaatCTGATGCTGAAGACAGctggcacacaattgtttgaatcgctcTCAATACTCAAATAAAGTTCCCCAGAAAGTTGTCTGATCCCACAAATGTcttttctgatgttggcagctcttgaaacaggaaagtacttcttgaggaactgcttcttcaaaccattccacGTTGTAATCGATTCAGGACGCAAGTAGTACAACCAGTCTTTAGCTAGCCCAtctaaaaagaaaggaaaagcaCGCAGCTTAATCTGCTCT
This window of the Citrus sinensis cultivar Valencia sweet orange chromosome 8, DVS_A1.0, whole genome shotgun sequence genome carries:
- the LOC102630983 gene encoding protein HYPER-SENSITIVITY-RELATED 4-like — encoded protein: MMSVAASAAATFMLVQSFARHYLPHEVSAFIDVKLKNLIARFCNELTLLIEEYDDGLNQNKLFKAAKLYLEPKIPPYVKRIKLNLAKKETNVSLSLEKNEEIVDVFNGVQLKWKFESKPDPEREVHNNQNYLVKSNITFFALRFHKKHKDTVLRTYIPHILKKSKELSKKKKTLKLFTLFPYRGDTEIWQSVNLDHPATFDTLAMDFDMKKMIMDDLERFLKRKEFYKRVGKAWKRGYLLYGPPGTGKSSLIAAMANYINFDVYDLELSSVEGNKDLRQILIATENKSILVVEDIDCCLEMQDRLAKAKAAIPDLYRSACNQGNRFQVTLSGLLNFIDGLWSSCGDERIIIFTTNHKDRLDPALLRPGRMDVHIHMSYCTPCGFKMLASNYLGITEHPLFLEVEELIEKVEVTPADVAEQLMRDEVPKIALSGLIQFLQIKKRETGESKAKEAEETARGAENIQELSEKTDEVETQ